The stretch of DNA GCGGCCAGCCGCCACCGCAGGCCCGCCGGCGGTGATACAGGCGAGCCCGCCCCCAACTCGGGCGTAGCGGCGACCGATCCAGGCGCGGCCACCCCGCCCGGCGGAAGTATCAGGTGGTATTCGGGAGCCGTACCGAAGGCAGCGTGCGCCGCACGGAGCAGCTCCGCCCCGAGCGCAACCGGATCGGGCACGGCCTCGCTCACCCAGAGGCAGTCGAGCGCGAGCGGCTCGGGTGATTCGGGGAAGGCCCACCAGACGGCCCGGGCGAGCAGCTGCCCGTCGGCGGCCTCGGCCACCCAGGTGCGCTCGTGCCGGTACTCACCGGTGGCCAAGCCGGCCCGGTACGCGGCGGGATCGACCCGGTCGAACGGGGCCGCGGGCGCGCAGGACAGCAGGCGGGGAAGATCGGGCTCAACAGTCGGGCGGTACAACACAACTGCCTCCAGGCAGTCGGGCCGGCACCCCCGTACGGCGGCGGCTCAACCCCGCAGGGTCGGCGCACCGCCCGGAAGCACCGAGCGGACGGAAACAGAACAACGGCTACTCACTCGGCACCTCCTTCTCACTCGTCTCGTTCACATGCCCATGCGTTCGACAGTGCACCGAACAGCCAGCTGTGCCCGAAGCTAGACGCCTGCCAGCTGACGCGTCAACAGTTTTTCCGCCACCTTCACCCGCTCGGAGCAGCGGAAACGGAAACCTCCACCGCACCGACGCCGTCCTCGGACCCGCCCCCGGCTCCGGACGCGCCCCCGGACGCACCCCCGGAGACGTCGGCCCCGACCCCGACCCCGGCCCCGGTCACCCAGTGCCCCCGCACCGCATCCGTCGGCCGCTGCTCCCCCAGGGCGCCGAGCCCCCACTCCCCCAGCGCGGCCACCACCTGACGCAGGGCCACTCCACGCTCGGTGAGCTCGTAGACCGTCGCATTGGCGGGCCGTTCCAGGCGGCGCCGCACGACCAGCTCCTCCGCCTCCAGCTGCTTCAGCCGGGCGGCGAGGATGTCGGTGCTGACGCCGGGCAGGTCGGCGTGCAGGTCGGTGTAGCGGCGCGGGCCGCCGAGGAGTTCACGGACGATCAGGAGGCTCCAGCGCTCCCCCACAGCGTCCAGGGCCCGGGCGACGGCGCAGTACTGGTCGTAGCTTCGGCGTGACTGGCGTGACATGCCGATCAGCATAACCAAAAGGTTGGACTTTCCAAGTGGATACTTGGTAGAACAAAGCAACCAGAGCAGCAGGTTGCGAACAGCGAGCACCACGCGGCGGGCACGAGCGGCGGGCCGACCAACGGCACGCGGCAGGGCCCACGGCGCGGACGGTCGGGAGGCCACTGATGGAGTTTCGGCAGTCCAGCAAGCTGGCGGGCGTGTGTTACGAGATCCGCGGGCCGGTGGTCGACCAGGCCAACGCGCTGGAGGAGGCCGGCCACAGCGTGCTGCGGCTGAACACCGGCAACCCGGCGCCGTTCGGCTTCGAGGCGCCCGAGGAGATCATCCAGGACATCATCCGGAACCTCCCCAACGCCCACGGCTACAGCGATTCGCGCGGCATCCTGCCCGCCCGCCGGGCCGTCGTGCAGTACTACCAGCAGCGCGGCGTCGAGGGCGTCACGGTGGACGACGTCTACCTCGGCAACGGCGCCTCCGAGCTGATCCAGATGGCCGTGCAGGCCCTGGTCGACGACGGGGACGAAGTGCTCGTGCCCGCGCCCGACTTCCCGCTCTGGACGGCCGTGGTGCGGCTGGCCGGGGGCAAGGCCGTGCACTACCTCTGCGACGAGGAGGCCGACTGGTACCCGGACCTCGACGACATCGCGAGCAAGATCAGCCACCGCACCAAGGCCATCGTGGTGATCAACCCGAACAACCCTACGGGCGCGGTCTACCCGAAGGAGCTCCTGGAGGGCATCCTCGGGCTCGCCCGCCGGCACGGCCTGATGGTGCTCGCCGACGAGATCTACGACAAGATCCTCTACGACGGCGTCGAGCACCACTGCCTGGCCGCGCTCGCCGACGACGTGGTCACCCTGACCTTCAACGGGCTCTCCAAGGCGTACCGGGTCGCGGGTTTCCGCAGCGGCTGGCTGGTGGTCTCCGGCCCCAAGCAGCGCGCCAAGGACTACCTGGAGGGCCTCACCATGCTCGCGGGCATGCGGCTCTGCCCGAACGTGCCCGCCCAGTACGCGGTGCAGGCGGCCCTCGGCGGCCACCAGTCGATCAACGACCTGACCCTCCCGAACGGCCGGCTCACCGAGCAACGGGACGTCACCTGGCGCGCGCTCAACGAGATCCCCGGCGTCAGCTGCGTCAAGCCCAAGGGGGCGCTCTACGCCTTCGCCAAGCTCGATCCGGCCGTGCACAAGATCGTCGACGACGAGCAGTTCGTCCTCGACCTGCTGCTCCGCGAGAAGATCCACATCGTCCAGGGCACCGGCTTCAACTGGCCGCGCCCCGACCACTTCCGCTTCGTCACCCTCCCCCGCGCCGACGACCTGGAGACGGCGATCAGCCGGATCGGCCGCTTCCTGACCACGTACCGCCAGTAGCGCCCGTTCGCCCCCGTCCGGCCCACCCCCGGCGTACCCTCGGTGAGCCCGGGGCCGGGCCGGACGTTCGAAGGGGGCACACCTGATGAACCAGCGACCCGAGGGCGGCGACCGCACCGGCGGCGGCGACGCCGACAGCGATGGCAACGCTAACAGCCGGGTGAGCCGTGGCGGCTGGGAGCAGCGACTCCCCGCTTTCCTGCACCCGCCCGCACTGCTCCGCGACCGCGTCGGGCTGGCGGGCGAACGGGTCGTCACCCCGCGCCTGGCCCTCCTCTTCGCGGGAGCGGCGGCCCTGCTCCTCCCCTGGACGGTGACGCTCTTCCTCACCCTCCCCGCCCGCGAACAGGCCCAGCGCTGGAACATCGCCTGGGGCGGCTTCGACGCCCTCCTCATCCTGGTCTTCACCGGCGCGGCCGTCCGCATCCTCCGCCTCTCCCCCAAGAGCGCCTTCGTCAACGCAGCCGCAGCAACCCTCCTGGTGGTCGACGCCTGGTTCGACATCATGACGGCCCCCACCACGAGCGAACTCGTCCAGGCCCTCCTGATGGCCGCCCTGGTCGAGCTCCCGATGGCCGCCCTCTGCGCCCGGACCGCCCTCCGCGTCCTCTCCCTCCTCGAACAGGCCCGCCCCTACCTCGTCGAGGCCGGCTTCACCGTCCACAACGGCCGCCTCGTCCCGCCCCCACCCGATCCCTCGACACCCCCCGGCGCACCGAGCCCCTGACACCGAGCCCCTGACACCGTGCCTCCGCCGCAGGGCCCC from Kitasatospora sp. MMS16-BH015 encodes:
- a CDS encoding pyridoxal phosphate-dependent aminotransferase, which encodes MEFRQSSKLAGVCYEIRGPVVDQANALEEAGHSVLRLNTGNPAPFGFEAPEEIIQDIIRNLPNAHGYSDSRGILPARRAVVQYYQQRGVEGVTVDDVYLGNGASELIQMAVQALVDDGDEVLVPAPDFPLWTAVVRLAGGKAVHYLCDEEADWYPDLDDIASKISHRTKAIVVINPNNPTGAVYPKELLEGILGLARRHGLMVLADEIYDKILYDGVEHHCLAALADDVVTLTFNGLSKAYRVAGFRSGWLVVSGPKQRAKDYLEGLTMLAGMRLCPNVPAQYAVQAALGGHQSINDLTLPNGRLTEQRDVTWRALNEIPGVSCVKPKGALYAFAKLDPAVHKIVDDEQFVLDLLLREKIHIVQGTGFNWPRPDHFRFVTLPRADDLETAISRIGRFLTTYRQ